From Caulobacter segnis, a single genomic window includes:
- a CDS encoding TonB-dependent receptor plug domain-containing protein, with product MSKSSFWYRGGLIATVAMVALPAAAAEKATDFHIAAQPMQNALNALSQQSGVRLLYPYDQVAGLRSPAVTGRMSTREALQKIIERSSLRVAIMQDGLIALTATPAPGLIRTSAPGAVSVAEAIQADPVAPAAAEAPQEVEELVVTGARGAARTVIKSATPIDVIGSAELERTGRAGVFQAMQTLVPSFNLPARAGGGTSTVISTGGLRGLNPDQTLVLVNGKRRHKTALINSVSSLYNGSVPADLDLVPTSSIGRIEVLRDGAAAQYGSDAIAGVINIILKETPGGSVSVTHGENFDRNDGKFTQVVGNYGFNLGDKGFLNLSVATKDQALSNRAIPVASTIQIYPKIGTAADPREATVDRLVTRNYGVLPQWGVNLGYNGHYEVGEVEVYSFGTLSKRVSDLPFTFRAPNSVNALPQLYPEGFRPNLVIREQDFDLAVGARGTFHGWSWDVSSTFGKDLAKERVSESLNASLGPSSPTSFYVGKLVSSEWVNSIDVTRGFGLANGGDVQVSFGGQYRHETYQVGAGEPLSYAAGTYVIPAGQPFAGQRPATGAQAAPGFQPSDASKSKRNNYAAYGEVGYTQGKLFLGAAVRYENYDDASGDTVVGKVNGRYELTDWLAVRGAASTGFRAPGLAQENYAASSSQFRLVNGVLDLLQIKTLPVGSKEAVALGAKPLTPETSKNYSLGVTLEPLPRLSVTIDAYQIDVDDRIAITSTLTGAAVSNILIANGLPGSLSAQYYTNAIDTRTKGVDVVASWRQDLGSFGALRVNLGYNHNETKITHIIDNPPELAALGANYVLFDRLSQSYLTKAFPKDKVSLGANWSWNRLNVNLRETRFGGYRIEQNTVANDRSYGAKWITDLEASYQVTKTVTATVGANNLFNIYPSANGVFNATIGSGQYPGTSPFGFTGGSYYARLQWDF from the coding sequence ATGTCTAAGTCCAGTTTCTGGTATCGCGGCGGGCTGATCGCCACCGTGGCCATGGTCGCGCTGCCGGCCGCGGCCGCCGAGAAGGCTACCGACTTCCACATCGCCGCCCAGCCGATGCAGAACGCGCTGAACGCCCTCTCGCAGCAGTCGGGCGTGCGGTTGCTGTATCCGTACGACCAGGTCGCGGGCCTGCGCTCGCCGGCGGTGACCGGCCGGATGTCGACGCGCGAGGCGCTGCAGAAGATCATCGAGCGCTCGTCGCTGCGGGTGGCGATCATGCAGGACGGCCTGATCGCCCTGACCGCGACCCCGGCGCCGGGCTTGATCCGCACCAGCGCGCCCGGCGCGGTCTCGGTGGCCGAGGCGATCCAGGCCGATCCGGTCGCGCCCGCCGCCGCCGAGGCTCCGCAGGAGGTCGAGGAACTGGTGGTCACCGGCGCCCGGGGTGCGGCCCGTACGGTGATCAAGAGCGCCACGCCGATCGACGTGATCGGCTCGGCCGAATTGGAGCGCACCGGCCGCGCCGGCGTCTTCCAGGCCATGCAGACGCTGGTGCCGTCGTTCAATCTGCCGGCCCGCGCCGGCGGCGGCACCTCGACGGTGATCTCGACGGGCGGCCTGCGCGGCCTCAACCCCGACCAGACCCTGGTGCTGGTCAACGGCAAACGCCGCCACAAGACCGCGCTGATCAACTCGGTCTCGTCGTTGTACAACGGCTCGGTGCCGGCCGACCTGGACCTGGTGCCGACCTCGTCGATCGGCCGCATCGAGGTGCTGCGCGACGGCGCCGCCGCCCAGTACGGCTCGGACGCCATCGCCGGCGTCATCAACATCATCCTGAAGGAGACGCCCGGCGGCTCGGTCAGCGTCACCCACGGCGAGAACTTCGATCGCAACGACGGCAAGTTTACCCAAGTGGTCGGCAACTACGGCTTCAACCTGGGTGACAAGGGCTTCCTGAACCTGTCGGTGGCGACCAAGGATCAGGCCCTGTCCAACCGCGCCATCCCGGTCGCCTCGACGATTCAGATCTATCCGAAGATCGGCACGGCCGCCGACCCGCGCGAGGCGACGGTCGACCGCCTGGTCACCCGCAACTACGGCGTCCTGCCGCAGTGGGGCGTGAACCTGGGTTACAACGGCCACTACGAGGTGGGCGAGGTCGAGGTCTATTCGTTCGGCACGCTCAGCAAGCGGGTCTCGGACCTGCCGTTCACCTTCCGCGCCCCCAACAGCGTCAATGCCCTGCCGCAGCTCTATCCGGAGGGTTTCCGCCCGAACCTGGTGATCCGGGAGCAGGACTTCGACCTCGCCGTCGGCGCGCGCGGAACCTTCCACGGCTGGTCGTGGGACGTCTCGTCGACCTTCGGCAAGGACCTGGCCAAGGAGCGGGTCTCCGAGAGCCTCAACGCCAGCCTCGGCCCGAGCAGCCCGACCAGCTTCTATGTCGGCAAGCTGGTGTCGTCGGAGTGGGTCAATTCGATCGACGTGACGCGCGGATTCGGCCTGGCCAACGGCGGTGATGTCCAGGTCTCGTTCGGCGGCCAGTATCGTCACGAGACCTATCAGGTCGGCGCGGGCGAGCCGCTCAGCTACGCCGCGGGGACCTACGTGATCCCGGCCGGCCAGCCATTCGCCGGCCAACGCCCGGCGACCGGGGCCCAGGCCGCGCCGGGCTTCCAGCCCAGCGACGCCAGCAAGTCCAAGCGCAACAACTACGCGGCCTATGGCGAGGTCGGCTACACCCAGGGCAAGCTCTTCCTGGGCGCGGCCGTCCGCTACGAGAACTATGACGACGCCTCGGGCGACACCGTGGTGGGCAAGGTCAATGGCCGCTACGAGCTGACCGACTGGCTGGCCGTGCGCGGCGCGGCCAGCACCGGGTTCCGCGCTCCGGGCCTGGCCCAGGAGAACTATGCCGCCAGCTCCAGCCAGTTCCGCCTGGTGAACGGCGTCCTGGACCTTCTGCAGATCAAGACCCTGCCGGTCGGCTCCAAGGAGGCTGTCGCCCTGGGCGCCAAGCCTCTGACGCCCGAGACATCCAAGAACTACAGCCTGGGCGTGACGCTGGAGCCGCTGCCGCGTCTCAGCGTGACCATCGACGCCTACCAGATCGACGTCGACGACCGCATTGCCATCACCAGCACCCTGACGGGGGCGGCGGTCAGCAACATCCTGATCGCCAACGGCCTGCCGGGCTCGCTGAGCGCCCAGTACTACACCAACGCCATCGACACCCGCACCAAGGGCGTCGACGTGGTGGCCAGCTGGCGCCAGGACCTGGGTTCGTTCGGCGCGCTGCGGGTGAACCTCGGCTACAATCACAATGAGACGAAGATCACCCACATCATCGACAATCCGCCGGAGCTGGCGGCGTTGGGCGCGAACTACGTGCTGTTCGACCGTCTCAGCCAGAGCTACCTGACCAAGGCCTTCCCGAAGGACAAGGTCTCGCTGGGGGCCAACTGGTCGTGGAACAGGCTGAACGTGAACCTGCGCGAGACGCGGTTCGGCGGCTACAGGATCGAACAGAACACGGTCGCCAACGACCGTAGCTACGGCGCCAAGTGGATCACCGATCTGGAAGCCAGCTACCAGGTCACCAAGACCGTGACGGCGACGGTCGGGGCCAACAACCTGTTCAACATCTACCCGTCGGCCAACGGCGTGTTCAACGCCACGATCGGGTCGGGCCAGTATCCCGGCACCTCGCCGTTCGGCTTCACCGGCGGATCGTACTACGCCCGTCTGCAGTGGGACTTCTGA
- a CDS encoding FecR family protein has protein sequence MTASPAGPERRQAIEAQASEFVVRLQGDVGARERRAIHDWIEADPHHAVAFARMEAAWEAGERLRACPPSVESAPESEAAEAPRPFLSRRNILVGSAAATLVATVGMAIWRYAQDVELYRTRLGERREVRLADGSRIHLNTASTVEVSLREDSRRVRLVKGEALFEVAHDPSRPFLVDAGAAKLRAVGTAFNVRIREAVVELTVTEGVVAVAENVAAVRSVDARHVAAGDGAVIRGGAVAPTVLNPNLLRQRVAWQDGVIELDGETLSQAVDEFNRYRDRPIIVGDPRLANLRVGGRFEVDEAAKFLTAVEGSFPVQAITANDGSILLVMRS, from the coding sequence TTGACCGCATCACCCGCAGGTCCGGAAAGACGGCAGGCGATCGAGGCGCAGGCGTCGGAGTTCGTCGTTAGGCTGCAAGGCGACGTCGGCGCGCGCGAGCGGCGCGCCATCCACGACTGGATCGAGGCCGATCCCCATCACGCCGTGGCCTTCGCGCGCATGGAGGCGGCCTGGGAAGCGGGCGAGCGCCTGCGGGCCTGCCCGCCGTCGGTCGAGAGCGCGCCCGAATCCGAGGCGGCCGAAGCGCCGCGTCCCTTTCTGTCCCGACGAAACATCTTGGTCGGTTCGGCGGCCGCCACCCTGGTGGCGACGGTCGGCATGGCGATCTGGCGCTACGCCCAGGACGTCGAGCTCTATCGCACCCGCCTGGGTGAGCGACGCGAGGTGCGCCTGGCCGACGGCTCGCGCATCCACCTGAACACCGCCTCGACGGTCGAGGTCTCGCTGCGCGAGGACAGCCGACGCGTGCGCCTGGTCAAGGGCGAGGCCCTGTTCGAGGTGGCCCATGACCCCAGCCGGCCGTTCCTGGTGGACGCGGGGGCCGCCAAGCTGCGCGCGGTCGGCACTGCCTTCAACGTCCGCATCCGCGAGGCGGTGGTCGAGTTGACCGTGACCGAGGGCGTGGTGGCCGTGGCCGAGAACGTCGCGGCGGTCCGAAGTGTCGACGCCCGTCACGTGGCGGCCGGCGACGGGGCGGTGATCCGCGGCGGCGCGGTGGCGCCCACCGTGCTGAACCCGAACCTGCTGCGCCAGCGCGTGGCCTGGCAGGACGGGGTTATAGAACTGGACGGCGAGACGCTGTCCCAGGCCGTGGACGAGTTCAACCGCTACCGTGACCGGCCGATCATCGTCGGCGACCCGCGCCTGGCCAACCTGCGCGTCGGCGGCCGCTTCGAGGTCGACGAGGCCGCCAAGTTCCTGACCGCCGTCGAGGGCAGTTTCCCGGTCCAGGCGATCACCGCCAACGACGGAAGCATCCTGCTGGTGATGCGCTCCTAA